In Polyangia bacterium, one DNA window encodes the following:
- a CDS encoding TSUP family transporter, with translation MLSPLLTAVAWAAGFLAGLVDAIAGGGGLITLPVMLGLGLPPHLALATNKGQSVFGTFASCATFWRRDGIDKGRAPIAFVAGLLGSTAGALTVLTVRPEPLRPLVLVLLIGAVAVVLGRPYIQSHLRIAAVSERAIPLAVAIIGFALGGYDGFFGPGTGSMLIIAFAVVLGDSLTRASGNAKVVNLASNVAAIVVFSFRGAVQWRIALPMAVANIAGATVGTRLVLQKGDRFVRAVILIVVSAAVLKVSLDLRR, from the coding sequence GTGCTTTCGCCTCTTTTGACCGCCGTGGCCTGGGCGGCCGGATTCTTGGCCGGCCTGGTCGACGCCATCGCTGGCGGCGGTGGCCTCATCACGCTGCCGGTGATGTTGGGCCTCGGCCTGCCGCCGCACCTGGCGCTGGCCACCAACAAGGGTCAGTCGGTGTTCGGCACCTTCGCCTCGTGCGCCACCTTCTGGCGGCGCGACGGCATCGACAAGGGGCGCGCGCCCATCGCTTTCGTCGCTGGACTACTGGGCTCGACCGCCGGCGCGCTGACGGTCCTGACGGTGCGGCCCGAACCGCTGCGCCCGCTGGTGTTGGTGCTGCTGATCGGCGCGGTCGCCGTGGTGCTGGGACGTCCGTACATTCAATCTCATTTGCGCATCGCCGCCGTCTCCGAACGAGCGATACCGCTGGCGGTGGCGATCATCGGCTTCGCGCTGGGCGGATACGACGGTTTCTTCGGGCCCGGCACCGGATCGATGTTGATCATCGCCTTCGCGGTGGTGCTGGGCGACAGCCTGACCCGCGCCTCGGGCAACGCCAAGGTGGTGAACCTGGCCTCGAACGTCGCCGCCATCGTCGTGTTCAGCTTTCGCGGCGCCGTGCAATGGCGGATCGCTTTGCCCATGGCGGTGGCCAACATCGCCGGCGCCACCGTCGGGACGCGCCTGGTCTTGCAGAAAGGCGATCGCTTTGTCCGCGCGGTCATCCTGATCGTGGTCAGCGCGGCGGTGCTGAAGGTCTCGCTGGAT